GAGGCCGGCGAGCACCTCGTCGAGCAGCAGCAGGCGCGGGCGCGTGGCCAGCGCGCGCGCCAGTTCGAGCCGCTTGCGGCCGGCCACCGTGAGGTCCGAGGCGGGCTTGCCGAGCTGCGGCGCAAGGCCCACGCGCAGCGCCACCGCCTCGGCATGCGCCAGCGCCTCGCGGCGGCCGCGCAGGTGCAGGTGCGCACCGACCGCGATGTTCTCGCGCACCGTCTGCGCCGCAAAGGGCTTCACGATCTGGAAGGTGCGCGTCATGCCGAGCAGCGCATTGCGGTGAGGCTCGCGGCCCGCGATGTCCTGGCCCGCGAAGCGCACGGTGCCACTGTCGGGCTTGAGGAAGCCCGACATCAGCGCGAACAGCGTGGTCTTGCCGGCACCGTTGGGGCCGATCAGCGCGCTCAGGCTGCCCTCCTTCACCGACAGGCTGACGTCCTGCACGGCCTTGAGTCCGCCGAAGGAACGCGAGAGCCCGCGCACGGCCAGCAGCGCCTCAGCCATGGCGACCTCCTCGCTTCGCATTCCACAGCTGCCGCACCGACAGCCCGAGCCCGGCGACGCCGCGGGGCAGGAAGATCACGATCACGACCAGCACCGTGCCGTAGATCACCATGTTGATGCCCGGCAGCTCGCCGAACAGGTTGCGCGTGAGGTCCGACAGCAGGTGCAGCACGACCGCGCCCAGCACCGGGCCCCACAGCGTGCCCATGCCGCCCACGATGGCCGCCACCAGCGCTTCGACCGACACCGCCGGGCCGTAGGCGATGCCGGCATCGATGTACTGGAACACCTGCACGTAGAAGGCGCCGGCCGCCCCCATGAAGGCGGCCGAGAGGCCGATGGCCGCGAGCTTGACGCGAAACGGGTTCACGCCCACGGCGCGCGCTGCGTCCTCGTTGTCGCGCACGGCCTGCAGGTAGGCGCCGAAGCGGCCGTTGCGCAGCCACCAGGTGACGAGCAGCGCCAGCACCACCATGGCCAGCACCACCCACAGGTAGCCGGCGCGCGAGGCGAACTGCAGGTTGGCCGCCGATTCGCGTAGCGGCACCATCAGGCCCACGCCGCCGCCCGTGAAGTCGACCGACAGCGCGAGGATGCGGAACACCTCCGCGAAGGCCAGCGTGACGAGCGCGAAGTAGGAGCCCTTGAGGCCGTAGCGAAAGCTGAGCGCGCCGACGAAGAGCCCGACCAGCGCGGCGCCTGCCACCGCCAGCGGCAGCGCGACCCAGGCGTTGATGCCGCCTTGCAGCTGCGCGATGGCCTGGACGTACGCGCCCGTGCCGAAGAACAGCGCATGCCCGAACGAGAACTGGCCGCCGAAGCCGCCGAGGATGTTCCAGGCCTGCGCGATGAGCGTGGCGTAGAGCGCCATCATCACGAAGTTCAGCGTCACGCCCGACTTCGTGACGAGCGGCACGCAGCCGGCCAGCACCGCGAAGAGCGCGATGCCCGCGAGTTGTCTGTGCGCGCTGCTCATGCCCTGGCTCCGAACATGCCCTGGGGCCTGAACAGCACCACGCCGATGAAGATCGCAAAGATGCCGATCTGCCCCAGCGATTCGCCAAGGTACAGCCCGCCGAGCGACTCGACCACGCCGACCAGGAAGCCGCCGACGAGCGCACCGACGAAGCTGCCCATGCCGCCGAGCACGACGATGGTGAAGGCCACGAGCACGAAGCCGCCGCCCACCTGCGGGTTGACGTAATAGGCCGGCAGCAGGAAGCAGGCCGCCGCGCCGAGGCAGGCCAGGCCGATGCCGAAGCTCATGGCATAGACATGGTCGACGTCGATGCCCATGAGCTTGGCGCCTTCCTTCTCCTTGGCGACGGCGCGGATGGCGCGGCCGAGGTCGGTGCGGCCCATGATCCAGAACAGGATGCCGGAGACGGCGAGCGCCCCCGCGAAGGCCACGAGCTTGGGCACGGCGATCATCGCGGGGCCGATGGCGACGGTGCTGAGCGAATAGGCGGTGTCGATGCTGCGCGTGTCCGACTTGAAGAACAGCAGCGCGAGGTTTTCCATGACGATGGCGATGCCGAGCGTGGCGAGCAGGATGTTCTCGTCCTTGCCGTGGCCCGCGCGGTTGATGACGATGCGCTGCAACGCGTAGCCGAGCGCGAACATGCCCATGACGGCAATGGGCAGCGCCATGTAGGGGTCGATGCCCCAGCGCTCCTTGAGGAAGTAGACGGCGTACAGCGCCAGCATCAGGCTCGCACCGTGTGCGAAGTTGATGATGTGGAGCACGCCGTAGATCAGGGTGAGTCCCAGCGCGATCAGGGCATAGACGGCGCCTGTCGTGAGGCCGTTCAGGATCGAGGGGAAGAGGATGCTTAGATCGAACATTTGTTTCGTGCGCCTTGTGAGGTCCGCCCGGCATGCGGTGCGGGCCGTGCGACCCCACTGCGCCGGCCCTTCGGGCTGCCCTGCGGTGCTCGCGTTTCGCGGGGTCTCGCAGAACTCGCTTCGCTCAAACAGCTGCGAGCCCTGATCCGCGAAACGCTGCGCTCCTCGGCGGCGCAGAGGGGTTCGCCCGACCCGCACCGCATACCGGGCTCCATGCTTGATCGGCGAGCGGCGGAATACGGGGGCTTATCGTCACCGCCCCCGACACTCAAGCACAAGGAGTTCATGCCCTGAGCGGAAACACAGGTTCCACCTCGCGGTAGTCGCGCGGAATGATCACCTTGATGTCGTTCTTCACCACCTGCGTCATCAACGGCTGCGCGCCCTCGTTCTGTCCGTTGACGAACTTCGTGGGGCCGTACGGCATGATGTGATTCGAGAAGGTGCTCTTCTCCAGCGCGTCGACGATGGCCGCGCGTTCGGCCGACTTCGCGCGCTCCAGCGCATCGGCCAGCAGCCACATCGAGGTGTAGGTCATGAAGACCTCGTAGCTGAAGAACTGACCCTTGGCCTCCACGCGCTTGCGCAGCTCCTGCGAGCGCTTGTCCTTCGGGTTGAACAGTGGTTGCAGTCGATGATGCCGTTGGCCGCGTCCGGAAACTCCTTCACGAACTTGTAGCTCGATGCGGCACCGCCCAGCACCGAGAAGATCGCCTTGGGCACCACCTTCTGCTG
This genomic window from Variovorax paradoxus contains:
- a CDS encoding ABC transporter ATP-binding protein — protein: MAEALLAVRGLSRSFGGLKAVQDVSLSVKEGSLSALIGPNGAGKTTLFALMSGFLKPDSGTVRFAGQDIAGREPHRNALLGMTRTFQIVKPFAAQTVRENIAVGAHLHLRGRREALAHAEAVALRVGLAPQLGKPASDLTVAGRKRLELARALATRPRLLLLDEVLAGLNPQEIAEMMPVVRGIADSGVTVLMIEHVMQAVMHLAEHVWVLAQGQLIAEGSPAQVTSDDKVVEAYLGHGTAARLRKAASGAVE
- a CDS encoding branched-chain amino acid ABC transporter permease is translated as MSSAHRQLAGIALFAVLAGCVPLVTKSGVTLNFVMMALYATLIAQAWNILGGFGGQFSFGHALFFGTGAYVQAIAQLQGGINAWVALPLAVAGAALVGLFVGALSFRYGLKGSYFALVTLAFAEVFRILALSVDFTGGGVGLMVPLRESAANLQFASRAGYLWVVLAMVVLALLVTWWLRNGRFGAYLQAVRDNEDAARAVGVNPFRVKLAAIGLSAAFMGAAGAFYVQVFQYIDAGIAYGPAVSVEALVAAIVGGMGTLWGPVLGAVVLHLLSDLTRNLFGELPGINMVIYGTVLVVIVIFLPRGVAGLGLSVRQLWNAKRGGRHG
- a CDS encoding branched-chain amino acid ABC transporter permease, with amino-acid sequence MFDLSILFPSILNGLTTGAVYALIALGLTLIYGVLHIINFAHGASLMLALYAVYFLKERWGIDPYMALPIAVMGMFALGYALQRIVINRAGHGKDENILLATLGIAIVMENLALLFFKSDTRSIDTAYSLSTVAIGPAMIAVPKLVAFAGALAVSGILFWIMGRTDLGRAIRAVAKEKEGAKLMGIDVDHVYAMSFGIGLACLGAAACFLLPAYYVNPQVGGGFVLVAFTIVVLGGMGSFVGALVGGFLVGVVESLGGLYLGESLGQIGIFAIFIGVVLFRPQGMFGARA